The following coding sequences lie in one Drosophila gunungcola strain Sukarami chromosome X unlocalized genomic scaffold, Dgunungcola_SK_2 000021F, whole genome shotgun sequence genomic window:
- the LOC128260370 gene encoding uncharacterized protein LOC128260370 → MESIYLHFLGFLLFLAVSGSSLDRELINKRLNENKNRLRQLTVPSPKQRWQPVLTSLLQRDYNDNKPIIRKDLFPDHGPLNHPKAYTPFEKRVIVILIKLELLDNEAEQVLAILKQDKEMVNRLKKWLDEVDTENESKDFLKSFFNLIFKKKVKNLVL, encoded by the coding sequence TTCCTGTTGTTCTTGGCCGTTTCTGGCTCCTCTCTCGATCGTGAATTGATCAACAAGCGACTCAACGAGAATAAGAATCGCTTGCGGCAACTAACGGTGCCAAGTCCTAAACAAAGATGGCAACCTGTGCTAACGTCCTTGTTGCAACGTGACTACAATGACAATAAGCCTATTATTAGAAAGGATCTATTTCCTGACCATGGTCCCTTAAACCATCCTAAAGCTTACACTCCCTTTGAGAAGCGTGTCATAGTCATACTAATTAAACTGGAATTGTTGGATAACGAAGCTGAACAGGTGCTGGCAATCCTGAAACAAGACAAAGAAATGGTAAACAGATTGAAGAAGTGGCTCGACGAAGTCGACACAGAAAACGAGTCTAAGGATTTTCTTAAATCTTTCTTTAatctgatatttaaaaaaaaagtcaaaaatttaGTGCTGTAA